In the genome of Crassaminicella thermophila, the window CTAACTTCATAAGTATCTTCTTGGAATTTTACCGAAAGATCAAAATATTGTTTATCAAGTTTGTCATACTCAATTTGCTCAGCTTCAGTTAACTTAGGTTTCATTTTAAGACTTCGAAAAGCTAATTCTTTAATCACTTTCTGTTCTAAATTCATCACTGTCATCTCCTTTTTTTTTAATAAATATCATTAAAAAGATAGATAATCTTTTAAGCGATATCGTATAGACCCTATTTTCTCAAATCTTAAAACTAATAATTTTACTCGGTTCTTACTGTCTGCGACTTCTACTTCGTAGTAGTTAGAACCCTTTTCTTCTACAAATAGTGCAATACTTCTTCCTAGTAATATTTTTATAAGTTTACTTCTAAGATAATTGATTAATTTATTTACTTTACTATAACGCCATGATGTTTTTATCACTTCAATCATCCTCTCTAGGCTTGTCCTAAATTAGATAACACTCTCTTGTATTCTCATCTGACTATTTGCTAATCTAATTTCATCTGCTAAAACTATTGGTAGTCTGTATTCTTCTACGATTTTTCTAGCAGTTTCTAATTGACTTCTTTTTATAGCTTCATATCTTCTAACTCCAAATTCTCTTTTAAGCTGTTTTTGAATATCAGCATAAACTCTTCCTCTCAAAGAGTTGTCGCAGTAAGCAGGGCTTTTATAACCTCCTAAAACTTCTATGCCTTTCTTCCTTATAATGCCTTGTAGCTCTTTACACTCTATATTGAAAAGTGGCATGTTGTTTTCAAGTTTCGTAATCCTGTTGTCTATTTCCATTGTTCTTTGGTCCAATGCAAAGATTGCTTGTATTTCTTTGCTAAGTCCTTGATATGGCTTTAAGGCTACTTGCTTTAATTTATCTTCTATTTTTACAAAATAATTTCTAGCGAGTTCACCATTTGGAGATTTAGAAGTCATGCATAATTTTTTTGCAAAAGATGCAGTTAATTTATAATCCTTTGTTGCTTGACCGCCGCATTCGTCATTAAGTACAAATGGCCAATAATCTAAGTTTTCTTCTGCGAATTCATTATTTTCAATATTTCTCTTTGCCCACTTTGAATAATTACTAGGATTAAGTTCTAAAAACTCATACAGTTTCTTTGCTGTAGTTCTTCCTTTATCATCAACTCCTAAAGCTATCTCTATTGGTGTTAATCTATTTTCGCTTATATCTTGTTTTATTAAAGATGCTACTGTTTTTTTCATTTATTCTTCCCCCTTAATTCATTAAATTTATGATGTCTTGATCAGTTACATATTTCTTATATGTTTCTTCTAAAAACTCCATAGCATCATCTTTTGTCATTTTCATAAGTTTGTTTTTAATTTTTCTTACTGAACCACCAAATTTTCTTTGGGCTAGTAGCCTGCAGTATTTTGTGATAAAATCATCTGCTTTAACATTTTTCTCATCTTTAAGTATGAGATAGGTATATTTCAGTACACCTATTGGAGTAAAATATACTTCATCTTCTTCATTTTTTACTCGATCAACAGTTTTGAAATGTAATCCTTTTTTTAACCTTTTCATTACTACAGAAGGTGCATTTATTTGAGCATCATAAGATATAAAACGAACATCTTCATCATAAGTAGCTTTTACTCCGCTTTTGTTAAGCATGTCTAAACCAATAAAAACACAAGATGCTGCTTCTGAAATATCTAGTTCTTCTTTGAACGGCATAAAATTTTGTTGTCCAACATCTATTACCATTGCATATTTTGAATATGGATCATTTTCATTAATAGGAAATACAAAAATCCTTCCACCAAGATTTTTCTGTATTTCTTTAGCTTTTTGCTTGATTTTTAACTCATTCATCTTTCGTTCCCCCTTTGTTCTTACTGTACTGACTTATTTGCTACTCTTTTTGCTATCTGAGTTATCCTCTCAAGTGTCCTATCTATATCTTCTTTAGACCTATTAATATAAGCACTGTCAAATATTCTAATCCTTACATTTCCTTGCATATATTCTTCAACGAGGTTTCCTGTTTCTCTGATATTTTCTTTGAGGTTTTTACTCATACAAGTACCTCCTTAAAATCACTTCTTTTGTTAAATACTATGAAATTCTGTGTTTGTACTATTCGTTGCAATTTAATCTCTTTCTAGTTAAATATCTGCACCTAGTACACTTCACATCGATTTTCATATGCCCACTTAATTTGTACTTAAAAAGCAATTTCTTGCATTTTTCACATCTAAATTCATTCATATTTTCAAGCACTCTAAACCCTCCTTTTGTATATCTCCCCCTTTCAAACCATTAATTACAGCTTTTCAAAATCGCATATTGTGAAATAATAATACTAAGCAGTAGTTTCTTTTGTGTATACTTCGTTTTCAAAAAAAATTGCCTCTATAGTCTCTTTAAAAATTTTAGAAATTTTTCTAGCTTCATTAAGTGTAAACTGTGTATATCCATTTTCTTTATTTCTATATGCTACTTCAGATATTTCTAATTTTTTAGCCATATCAGCTTGTGTTAAACCATATTTTACTCTTAAAGCTTTAAGATTTCTCACGTTTTGTCCTCCTTTCTGTTTCTTTTTTGTATACTTGGTATGTTTTTATTATAGTTTCTTTTATGTATACTGTCAATATGTATTTTGCGAAAAAAACAAAAAAAATATACATTTAAGAAACAAAAGTTTCTTTTGTGTATTTTTAATATATAATATTAAATATCAAAGACAAACTATAAGGTGATTATGATGAAAAAACAATTTGGAGATAGATTAAAAGAATTAAGAATAGAAAACAATATGACACAAGAAGAATTAGCTAAAAAGTTTAACACTGGAAAAGCTTCAATCTCTCATTATGAAAGTAATAGACGCATGCCAGATGCAAGTACTATAGAAAAATTTGCTGATTTCTTTAATGTAAGTGTTGATTATATTTTAGGAAGAACAAATAACAAGGAAATTATCTCACATGAAAATTCTAATACAAATAATGTTCAAACGCTTACAAAACGAGATGAAAAAGAAATAGAAAAAATTATCGAACAAACAAGAAAACAATTAGAGAGTTCTGAAGGTTTAATGTTTAATGGAGAACCTGCATCTCCTGAAGCTATACAAAGTATTATAGATGCTATGAAAGTCGGAATGGAGATCGCAAAACAAAGAAACAAAGAAAAATATACTCCCAAAAAATATAGAAAAGATAAAAAATAACGTTCAAAATGGGTTAATGGTCAAATCATGGGGGGACTACAATTTGAATATAATAAAGAAAACAGTTCAATCTCTTGTAAATAAATACAATACTAATAATCCTTTTGAATTAGCTGATTTTTTAGATATCGTTGTAATTAAACGAACACTTGATAAAGACATAAAAGGATTTTATCAATACTTTCAAAGGAATAAAATAATTTATATTAATGATCTTCTGCCATATAACGATCAAAAAATAGTCTGTGGGCATGAATTAGGACATGCTATGCTACATTCTAAATTAAATATAATGTTCTTAGAAAGCAATACTTTCTGCATAAAGAATAAATTCGAAAATGAAGCTAATAAATTTGCTGCTGAATTACTAGTTCCAGATAATCTATTAAAACAATATCCTGGATTTACTTTAGAGCAAGTAGCTTCTATTGAGTATTTACCTTTAGAACTTATTAAACTCAAATTTAATTTGAGTCTTTTTTAAAATCAAACAAGGTAAAAAATTCTAACAATGCATTAAT includes:
- a CDS encoding ImmA/IrrE family metallo-endopeptidase — translated: MNIIKKTVQSLVNKYNTNNPFELADFLDIVVIKRTLDKDIKGFYQYFQRNKIIYINDLLPYNDQKIVCGHELGHAMLHSKLNIMFLESNTFCIKNKFENEANKFAAELLVPDNLLKQYPGFTLEQVASIEYLPLELIKLKFNLSLF
- a CDS encoding helix-turn-helix transcriptional regulator; its protein translation is MRNLKALRVKYGLTQADMAKKLEISEVAYRNKENGYTQFTLNEARKISKIFKETIEAIFFENEVYTKETTA
- a CDS encoding ORF6C domain-containing protein, which gives rise to MKKTVASLIKQDISENRLTPIEIALGVDDKGRTTAKKLYEFLELNPSNYSKWAKRNIENNEFAEENLDYWPFVLNDECGGQATKDYKLTASFAKKLCMTSKSPNGELARNYFVKIEDKLKQVALKPYQGLSKEIQAIFALDQRTMEIDNRITKLENNMPLFNIECKELQGIIRKKGIEVLGGYKSPAYCDNSLRGRVYADIQKQLKREFGVRRYEAIKRSQLETARKIVEEYRLPIVLADEIRLANSQMRIQESVI
- a CDS encoding helix-turn-helix domain-containing protein, coding for MKKQFGDRLKELRIENNMTQEELAKKFNTGKASISHYESNRRMPDASTIEKFADFFNVSVDYILGRTNNKEIISHENSNTNNVQTLTKRDEKEIEKIIEQTRKQLESSEGLMFNGEPASPEAIQSIIDAMKVGMEIAKQRNKEKYTPKKYRKDKK